The proteins below come from a single Alligator mississippiensis isolate rAllMis1 chromosome 2, rAllMis1, whole genome shotgun sequence genomic window:
- the LOC132248613 gene encoding splicing factor 3A subunit 2-like, with product MKSPRGQTGRGTITAPGSGLPSREGPILPHGLRVPEAGAWAADTHRGGGATPCGQTPRSTSSRQERAAPLRLRPSSGVQPNRPLPAPAAGGHFNPPSPPAAAPALPESPPSQAGRAPPRSHRLPAGMWHPPTPGRKDRCADTGETRAAFHPKGAAEKTVMPRETYFHFLTPLPE from the exons ATGAAATCCCCGCGCGGACAAACAGGCCGCGGCACTATCACGGCTCCCGGTTCCGGGCTCCCATCTCGGGAAGGCCCTATCCTCCCCCATGGCCTGCGTGTGCCCGAGGCCGGGGCCTGGGCGGCGGACACTCACCGCGGCGGCGGGGCGACTCCGTGCGGGCAGACCCCACGCTCCACTTCCAGTCGCCAGGAGCGGGCGGCCCCATTAAGGCTGAGGCCGAGCAGCGGGGTACAGCCGAACCGGCCGCTCCCCGCACCCGCTGCTGGTGGCCATTTTAATCCTCCTTCTCCGCCTGCCGCCGCTCCGGCTCTTCCcgaatcccctccctcccaggccgGCCGCGCTCCGCCCCGCAGCCACCGCCTTCCCGCGGGAATGTGGCACCCGCCCACGCCCGGCCGGAAGGACCGCTGCGCTGACACGGGGGAGACCCGCGCGGCTTTCCACCCCAAAGGGGCCG cGGAGAAAACTGTTATGCCAAGAGAGACTTACTTCCACTTCCTCACTCCTTTACCAGAGTAA